The window cacttGTCAGTTGAATGtggacattttcaaatgatcactttctACGTTCTTCCTGGAAAAAATGTCCGTCGACTCCCATCAGCGCCTAccttcgtcgtcgtcgtcgtcgtcgtccacGCCGTCCCCGTCCACCTCCACGTCCGAGTCGGACGCCTCCTTGTCCTCCCAGTCGTAGCCGTCCAGGTAGGTGAGCTGCGGCAGCAGTTTGAAGACGCTGTCCTTGTAGTCGCTCATGTAAGTCACTTCGCAGTTGAACAGATCCAAACTTTTCAGGTGCTTCAGCTTTTTCTGCGAGTTCAAGAACACCTGGTTATAGTTTGCTTCACGTTTGGTAGTGTAAGGGAAAACAGAAAAACGTTTGCACtgtgctcgtttttttttttgtgcttcacTCTTATTCACGTTGGCATGATGCCATTTGAAATCGATGAAAAAGTTTGaggagaaatatatatatatatatatggtatgGAGCATAGGCGtactaatttatatatatattattttttatatatatatatatatatatattattttttatatatatatatatatatatattattttttatatatatatatatatatatatatatataaaaatatatatatatatatatatatatatatatatataaaaatatatatatatatatatatatatatatatataaaaatatatatatatatatatatataaaaatatatatatatatatatatatatatatatatataaatatatatatatatatatatatatatatatatataaaaaaatatatatatatatatatatatatatatatatatataaaaaaaaatatatatatatatatatatatatatatatatatatatataaatatatatatatatatatataaaaaaatatatatatatatatatatatatatatatatatatatataaaaatatatatatatatatatatatatatatataaaaatatatatatatatatatataaaaatatatatatatatatatatatatatataaaaatatatatatatatatatataaatatatatatatatatatatatatatatatatatatataaaaatatatatatatatataaaaatatatatatatatatatatatataaaaatatatatatatatataaaaatatatatatatatatatatataaaaatatatatatatatatatatataaaaatatatatatatatatatataaaaaaaaatatatatatatatatatatatatatttatatatatatatatatatatatatttatattattttttttaatccagcaaAATCTGTTTTGGCAGCAGCTTCCCCCACTACATGAACCCTTAGACCCCCAATCATCAATCTATGACTCATTATTGTAAAAGGgtgtacacataaaaaaaagagaaaaaaaagacagtagtGATGTGTATCAgccgatgctaagctaacgatTCGACTGTGAACTATTTTATGCTCAGTTCTTTAATTAGTCTCATAATGGAGGAATTCCAGAAATGATCAACTACAAAAACGGACTTATTTATGAATGGACTGCCAATAGGCCCCTCGCggctgaagccagagggcagccatcttacattgccactTTCACTGACAACTTGTGTTATTTTTCGCTGAAAAACACGGATCCCTGTATGGACGGATGAGAGCCTCGCAAAGAGCCAACTTCACTGTTTGCGTCGACCATTCAGAGTATATTATCTCAATATCGTGAATTGCGACTCACGGAGGTTATTTCGCACTGATTTTGTTTCTGATGGGCTTTACTTTCACTTGATTGTTGATGGctctgacaacatgatgcagacAAATGAGTAGGAcctggagaatttttttttaaagtatttcttGGCAATGTAGTGCTTCTACCAGACTGATTGGTACAACCGTATGTCATACACGGTGGCATTTTCTCCATAGAgtaagaaaataatgtgaaaacgccgtggagaaatcaatgtattcgagttagtgagtggcaacgtaaCATGGCCGCCGGTGTCTTCCCTTCTCCCAACGGCGACTAAGCAGCATCGACATTTCATTCATGTAAGTCCGTGGTCGCCTTTCTATTTGGTCATTCTTGTTAAGCTCACTCTCTAGGCACGACTAATCGATTCACGCCCAATCAAACTAGGAGCACCATATTGCTCGATGTGACTAATTCATAGAGTGCACTCAATGTTGACCCAGGGTCACCACGGCTAGCCAACGTTATGGCAAATAAAACGTCTCTTTCGAGTTCCTGTACATTCAAAGGTGTTAAGAGTAGACAGAAAACATGTTGGACTTGACGTTAGCAAAATatgttagtttaaaaataagagaaaaaaagctttGGACATACCAGTGGTTCCAACGTGCTGAGCTCTTTCAATTTGTTGCCACTCAGACTTAGATGTGTGATGTTGGGGAGTTTCTGCGCTAAGACCTCCAGGCCGCCGCTGATTTTGTTGTCGCTCAACTCCAGCTGCGAGACGAGAGACAGTTGAAGTCCCCGCAGCTGCTCCGCATCAGGCGAGTGCGCCCGGCCGCGCCGCCTTACCTTTTTGAGTTTTTCTAGTCTGGGTATGTTGGAGATTGACGATAAGCCGACATCTATCAAACTGAGGAAAACCAGGTTGACGAACTCATCCGTCAGGCCTTCGGTATTTCCGTCCACCGTTTGGCAGTTGTCGAGGACCAGTTCTCGTACCTGAAATACGGAAAAcaccacatttattattgtttgatAGAAACCTCAAAACAACTCCTACTCCTCAATTTGGATACTAGATCTCATCAGACCGGACAACTGCTTATCCTCGCTTGGGTCGCAGGTGCGCTGGAACCTGACCCGGCTGACTTTTGAACGAGAGGCCGAGTACACCCGGGACTGGCCAGCAGTCAATCGCAGCCATTCACACTTGTGTCAagggacaatttagtcttcaatcaACCTACTGAAATGAAAGACGGCCGACATGTGCATTCATCGCTAAAGCTAATCGCTATCTTCTTGGTTTACTATTCAACAACGCTAAGCAATTCAacgcactcaccattatccaaactTTTTTGCTTGGTCCCGACAGCTATTCGAACCTGGTTGTGCTGTGTACCTCGCCCCGGTCgcgcattgtaacattggaaatatgccacTGGAAAGTTCAGCTTGTGTTATCTGACCTACATTTTTTCTGtgtacatttcccatgattctttaGATGCCAAAGCAGGACCCACGGTCACCCCCCTGCCACATGAGTCGGTCCTGTTACTGATTAGATGCGGATGTGATTGATAACCAACCCAAATGTAAATTAATAGGAagaaatttaacagttaaatttcCTTTTAACGAGTTTATCGTATGATATCGCTGTAACAACTGTGTGATTTGACATacacacggcaaaaaaaaaaaaaagcgggatGGCTGGATGGGACCTGTGTAAtagtgggacaaaacaatgaggtcGGCGAAATCCTCCTGAACGCGGGGCCCGGGGCTCAAAAACAGGCCCGTCTCAGACAAAATGGGGACATCTAGTTACCCTACTCTAAAGGAGTCATGtacttttcaaaatcttacacaTGTCAGATTTCTGGGCACTCTATAGGAGTCCTAATAAAAACGTATGGATTTTAGAGAAGTCATATTTTCTGAAATGTTATTGACTCATTTGGAATCATACACTTTCTGAGCTTTAAGGGACTCATAGGAGTTGTGTACTTCCATGTTCTTGACTGTAGAAGAGTCAAAACTTTATGAAATTGTAGGGACTTTATCAGTGTCATGAACATTCTGAAAATGTAGTAACTTTACACTTAAATGTACTTCTAACTGGTCTGGACAGTTCCACATTATGTcctaaaataaagtaatttcatCATGTCCTATACATTTCCCAAGACAACCAGACCATACAAAATTCAGATTAGCCACTAAAAGTAGCCCTAAActtaatacagtacataaacGAAAAGTAATTGAGTTAAAAATTCTCAGTTATAAATAATATGGGCACAAATGCCGTTAGTTCGGCCCTAGTTAAAAACTTGACTGCTTGCACTAGTCAACACAAACGCATGTATGTGTAAGACAACAAAAAGTTAGGAATTATTCGAGTAAACCACAGGAAAATGGAGGCTTTATCCGTTTTCAAACCACATTCCCATCACTTATTACGTCCACCGTCATTACATTTACTTGTCGGCCGGGCCATGCGAGCCTCAAGTGGCGTGTTCGCATAGCCTGTGATAAATgctacgattttttttttttttagtcagctAAGCTAAGCTACAAGCTAGCAGCTAGCAGCCATTGCCCCTTTTAAACGCCGCTGTGTAGTAGAGGAGAAGTGTGCGCGGCCGCCATTAGCCCACGCCGCAGCAACGGGCAGGATTGCGAATACACCCTTTTTCAGTACACACTTTTCACGGTTTGTTTGCGCTCGGTGGAGAAAACGGAATATTCCTCGTCGTCGAACGAACGGCGCCCgtgttttttgctttgacgATGTTTTGTGGTAAAAGGGTGGCGAAGGGGGAAAACACTGCGAACGGAAATTTAgtcccccctaaaaaaaatcaaagatggAGACTGTTCCTTTCTTCCAGACCTCCAAAGACGACAGAATGGCAACATGGCGACCTACGGAGAAACAGTATGCCGCTACgagcctgttttttttccctaagcGACACGCGTTGTTCAATAGACATTGTGGAGGCCGACATGTTAACACGGctgtttattaaaaatacatttcgcCGTCGTTTTTTAGTCCCGAGGACAAACAGCGGGCATCGAGTTTTTGTCTGCCCACGCATGGCGCCACTGGGTGTCGGAACTCGTGTTAACCCGAAGTAGGGCTTGACTCTCGGGTAAATAAACCCACCGGACTAGAACACAATATCCCGAAAACATATTGTCAAATGTGACAACGGTGGCGTTTGTAGTTCGTCGGGATGCGTGTTCGAATGTATGGGGGATTTAATGACGCCATGCATTTTAGTAGGAGCTGCCAGCACTATGGCGGATGGGCTAATATGGCGGGAAGACTGCAAGTTGAGAGCCTGACGTTTAAAAATGAGCCCCAGAGCCGTGTGGCTATTATTAAATAACACTGTTAACATAATACACGTTTATAAGACAAGAAGTCACCATTCTGTAGTGCGCGGTGATATATTGGCAAGAGTTTCCCAACACTCATTTTTCAACTTATCTTCTCAACACGCCGAATACGGAAATACACACGAGTTCATTATTATATATGAACCAAGCTACGATAAAACGAATTCAAAGTTCACGTTTTATgtataaaattgtgtttttagaggcgttaagtgtctttttttgtgtgttattcatgCCGTGTGAGGCTGTTAGCGCTAACCTAGTTATAATGACGTGACTCCCGAGCGGAAatggatgttttattttattttattattattaaagaaaaatgttcctacattttcattcaattcgCGTCATCGGGTCATAAACCTGAAcggtcaaatgtattttttttgttaaaactaGCGCCCCCGTTCAGCGGTTAAACACCAGGCTAAGTAGCAGCAAACATGGCTTCCCAAGTCGCTAGAAAGCTCCACCGCGAGAGAGCACCGAAATGCAGCAAGCATGGCGCACTACATTTCCTTCAAATATCCCCAGAAAGAGCGTACTCGTGGTCAGGTCGGGTCCGGGGCGGCTTTGGAGCCGGACCACCGAACACACGAGGGGGGTGGCGGCTGCGAAACGGTTAAAGCGCTGCAATAACGCCGAAGCGAGCGGAGGAATTGCCGCGTTCCCTCTTCGTCTCCCGGCTAGAGGCTCCGCTTCGTCCGACAAGAGAACTGTGTGGTGTCCGTCACGTTAACCGTACTCTGAAGCAAATTTGACGGTGGGGAAagtagcaagctaagctaacgcGGCTAGCCCAGGAGAAAACTAAAGGGCTTTGCttttcgggggggaaaaaagcacgaCTCACTTCAGACGGTGTCTTGTTTCGTAGCTCCAAGTGGATCCTGTTTTCCATCAACATGGTGCCCGCCGGTGGTGAAACTTTTCTCGCCggggcttttttgtttttccttaagAGGGTCCTTCAGTCCAAAACGTAGAGAGATGCCTTAACGGCGGAGGGAGAAtataggggggtggggggtagccGTGTATAATGAACTGAGCCGACGCTAAGTTAGTCGGAGAGGAGAAACCATGGAGGGAAACCGGactgaaacaaaatataatgCTCAACAGCGCCACCTGCCACCAGAAACGCCCAGCCCAGCGCCTCCTAAAGGGGAAGCTGCACAGCTTCAAAAACAACAGTGCTGTGCGTGTCTACTGCCTGTGTGGCTGCATTTAGGTTAAAACAGCTTACCTAGTTAGTTaacgtaaaaaataataattttagtcATTAAGATTACCTGTAGTCTACATTTTCAtctgtgttattatttttttaaataacagtcAAGCCTACTTTGATTATTACTGTAATTATTGTGTGACTTTTGATCAATAAATGACCTATTTGGTTAAAATCTTGCTGTCGGTTCTCTTTATTTTTGAGTACACTTTTTTTAGTTTGCATTAGAGAGCTTTGTATTGTAGATGCAAGATGGCCAGGGTATCCCAATCTATATGAAACCGCTCTTACCTTCCGGGAAACATCAGCTCCctaaaattccccccaaaaagtccACAAGATAGctatgaacattttttaaacagcatGCATGTTATTCTGCTTCCTATATTATTCTGTGAATGATGAAAAGCCTTCAAATGTAAGgagtgtaattattattattttttttaattttctttaattCAGCATTTCTCAATTCAAACCATTCAGACTTCTAAAGGTTGAGCTAATAACATTTTACACATTTCTACTTTTCCCATAATTCCACTTTTCTGACATTGTAAAACAGGGGCAACCTTTTGGAAACAGAGAGCTGCTTCTTGGGCTTATGCAAAGGGATACCAGTTTCATACGCGCTTCTTAACTAACAAATGTGTTCCAATAATTTCCTCGTTGTTTAACCCGCTAGCTGTTCTGTATGTCATACGCTACAAATGCCAGCCAACCTGTgacctatacatttttttcattattttttaatgtcataaaataaaaataaaacatttagttCAGCTTACTGgtaagtgatttttttcttcctcctttttttttttaaacaatagtaagaccccaaaaaatgtcactgatgagctatttttagagaaGGCCTTCAGGCTACTTAAGTGGCCCTTGGGGGCTACCTGGTGCCCGCAGTACCATGTTGGTGACACCTGTTCCAAAACgttcacatttttcaacaattC of the Vanacampus margaritifer isolate UIUO_Vmar chromosome 7, RoL_Vmar_1.0, whole genome shotgun sequence genome contains:
- the anp32b gene encoding acidic leucine-rich nuclear phosphoprotein 32 family member B isoform X1; amino-acid sequence: MLMENRIHLELRNKTPSEVRELVLDNCQTVDGNTEGLTDEFVNLVFLSLIDVGLSSISNIPRLEKLKKLELSDNKISGGLEVLAQKLPNITHLSLSGNKLKELSTLEPLKKLKHLKSLDLFNCEVTYMSDYKDSVFKLLPQLTYLDGYDWEDKEASDSDVEVDGDGVDDDDDDDEEGEDEEDEDGEDDDIDEEDEDEEDEEEVEGEEDDEEVSGEDEEEDYGLDGEVDDEEEDDEETVAAGKGEKRKRDPEDEDEDEDDEEDDEEDD
- the anp32b gene encoding acidic leucine-rich nuclear phosphoprotein 32 family member B isoform X3, whose product is MLMENRIHLELRNKTPSEVRELVLDNCQTVDGNTEGLTDEFVNLVFLSLIDVGLSSISNIPRLEKLKKLELSDNKISGGLEVLAQKLPNITHLSLSGNKLKELSTLEPLKKLKHLKSLDLFNCEVTYMSDYKDSVFKLLPQLTYLDGYDWEDKEASDSDVEVDGDGVDDDDDDDEEGEDEEDEDGEDDDIDEEDEDEEDEEEVEGEEDDEEVSGEDEEEDYGLDGEVDDEEEDDEVAAGKGEKRKRDPEDEDEDEDDEEDDEEDD
- the anp32b gene encoding acidic leucine-rich nuclear phosphoprotein 32 family member B isoform X2 — translated: MLMENRIHLELRNKTPSEVRELVLDNCQTVDGNTEGLTDEFVNLVFLSLIDVGLSSISNIPRLEKLKKLELSDNKISGGLEVLAQKLPNITHLSLSGNKLKELSTLEPLKKLKHLKSLDLFNCEVTYMSDYKDSVFKLLPQLTYLDGYDWEDKEASDSDVEVDGDGVDDDDDEEGEDEEDEDGEDDDIDEEDEDEEDEEEVEGEEDDEEVSGEDEEEDYGLDGEVDDEEEDDEETVAAGKGEKRKRDPEDEDEDEDDEEDDEEDD
- the anp32b gene encoding acidic leucine-rich nuclear phosphoprotein 32 family member B isoform X4 — encoded protein: MVRELVLDNCQTVDGNTEGLTDEFVNLVFLSLIDVGLSSISNIPRLEKLKKLELSDNKISGGLEVLAQKLPNITHLSLSGNKLKELSTLEPLKKLKHLKSLDLFNCEVTYMSDYKDSVFKLLPQLTYLDGYDWEDKEASDSDVEVDGDGVDDDDDDDEEGEDEEDEDGEDDDIDEEDEDEEDEEEVEGEEDDEEVSGEDEEEDYGLDGEVDDEEEDDEETVAAGKGEKRKRDPEDEDEDEDDEEDDEEDD